One Nicotiana tabacum cultivar K326 chromosome 23, ASM71507v2, whole genome shotgun sequence genomic window, TGCGATTTCAAGTCAACTGAAGTAGTGGGGTCAGTGGTAAGTGCATTATTGATTCTTGTGACTTCTCCATCACCCTCATAACTTTTCAAGATCTCCTCTATCACTTAGGTTGTAGTTGGATGACCAATTGATATATTTCCTTGGTAGTAGATGGTTCTAGCCTTCTTGAAAAGGCATCAACTTTTGAATTGTTAATTCCCTTTTTGTAATGGATCTCAAAACTCAAGCCCATCAATTTAGTTAGATCATTGTTCTCTAGTGtagtatttattttcttttcgtGCAAGAAATTGAGTCTGAAGTGATCCATCATAATAATAACATGATCGGTAACTAAGTAATACCTTTACCTATAAATAGCTTGTGGTAACGCAACTAGTTCCTTTTCATAGGTAAAAAATGCCTTGGTATTTGTACTTAAGGCCTGGCTGAGAAAAGCAATTGGCTTCCTTTCTTGCATCAAAACAGCCCCTACACCAATGGCACATGCATCCACTTCTACAATGACGGTTTACTAAAATCAGGCAAAGACAAAACATGAGTTGTATTCATAGTTTAAGATCATGAAAGGCCTTTGTAGCTTCTTCACTACATTGAAATCTCTTCTTTAGTAATATAGTCAGGGGTTTGCTAAGGACAACATTATTCTTAATAAACCACCGGTAAGCCAGCGAGTCTTATAAAACCCCTCAACTTTTTAATGTTGGTTGGTTGTGGCCAATTCACCATGGAAATAATTTTACTGGGATCAGTACTCACCCCGTCACCATTGATGATATGCCCCAAGTATTCAATTTGTGACTGAGCAAAGTCACATTTTGACCTCTTAGCAAACAAACGGTGGCTTCTTAACAATTCCAGCACCACCTGTAAATGTTCTAGGTGTTCCTCTAATGACAAACTGCAAATGAGAATGTCATCAAAGAAAATTAGAATAAACTTACTCAAAGAGGTCCAAACACTTGATTCATCAATGATTAAAAATTGGCAGAGACATTTgttaatccaaatggcatcaccctaaaTTTTCCCAATCCATGATGGGTTCAGAAAGCAGTTTTGTGTTCATCTTCTGCTTTCATTCTTACTTGATGATAGCTAGACCTAACGTCAATTTTAGATAAAAACTTGGCCCTATGAAGATCCTCCACCATTGGGATGGGGTATTTGTTCTTAATTATGAGAATTCAACCTCCTATAATCAACACACAACCTCCAAGTTGAATCCTTCTTTTTGACTAGCAACGCAAGTGAAGCAAAAGTGGACTGACTGGGAGTGACAGTTTGTTCCTACAACATCTCTTTAAACATAATTTCAATAGCATTCTTTGGTCAAACGAGTACCTATAGGGCCTCAAACTAAAAAAAGGTTGAGCCCGAGGTACTAAAGGAATGACATGATCGCCATCCCTAGCAGGTGGAAAACTCTTAGGTTCCTTAAAAACATTTGAATAATTCTCTAACATGGCTGAGATTTCAGGGGGTACAACCTGATTCATTGGGGCAGTTCTTCCACTGAGTAAGGAAACTTCAGCTACCACTTGACAGACCTTCTTAAGCAGCATCTTATTAGATTCTTCACTGTCAACTGTAATCAACTAATTGTTATCCTACTGCCCCATTAATGTAACAAACCCGCCTTCTTTGACAAATGACAAACGGAGCGGTTTGTTGTTCAGTATCACATGAGTAAAATGATATATCCAGTCTATTCCCAATACTATGTCACAACCACCCACTTCCAAGATCCTCATATTAAATAGGAACCATTCTTCTTCCATTATCTATGCAAGTTAGGGATATACATATCATAATACAATTCTTGTTTATTTGCAACCCTCACTTTTATTGGTAACTTTAATGGCATTGTCTGCGATCTTAAGGTCTTGATTACTTGTGGACTAGGCAAACTATTGATGGAACCATTGTCCACCATAATGGTAATTGGTAATTTCTTCACATACCCTACAATCTTTAAGACTGAGGAAGAGCTAGTTATCCCCACATCCACACAGAATGATATTTCAGCATGCTCCTCATCTACCATATCTTCTTTTGCTTTCTCAAacacttcttcttcttgtattgtctGCATTAGTACTTCCTCTTCTCTGGTGGTCCCCATCATTAGGTTGAGATTCCTAGGCTTACATTAACGCCCAGGAAAATATTTATCATGATATATATAGCATAGATTATGTTCCTTCAGTGCTTCCATAGTGGTATTTGGTTTGAAGGGAGCTTGAGCCTTTTGAGTTGGATAAGTAATTCTGTAGGGTGCATTTAAAGGTTGTTTATTGGTTTGTGGAGCTGGGAGTTGTTTAGTGGCAAGGCAGATGATTTGGGATACGGTTTGGTATAATATGAAGAAGTTTCTGGGGCGATCATCTTAGTTAGGGCTTGAAATGACTTCTCATAGAGTTTAACAGTCTCAAACGTATCCATGAGAGATGCAGGGTTAGCAAGCAAGACTAAGGGTTTCAGTTCAGGTTTTAGGCTACTAACAAAAATGGAGATAAAATGGGGTTCATTCAGCAAAGGGTTTAGGATAAGCATATAACCCATAAGCTCTTCGAATTTCTCCTGAAATTGGTCCATGTCTTTAATTTGTTGAATCTTGTTAAACTCATCCACATTACTCATTGGCCTCATTTTTCTAAATCTCCTACATATCTCAGTATAGAATATTGGCAAAGACATTTGACATGTCTTACTAGTAATATAGATATCAAACCAAATATTTGTCTTATTCTTCATGTGAATAGTTGTATAATCCATCTTCTCAGATTCCAAAATTTTATATATAGCAAAAAAAACTCTCAGTTTTCCTCAGCCATCCTCTAGGATTGATGCCATCAAACTCAGAAAAATTAAGTTTAGCTTTAAGggtattattattattctgtagCGGGTCTACTTGTGCCAATCCCTGAGTTGGTGAGGATGTAGGGGTAGGCAACAGTGGAGGGTTATGGGAAGAAGAGGGGGTCTGGAAAGTTAAAACAAGATAAGGATTGAAAAAATGAGAAggttgagctagaggagatgtaAAACTATGACCCACGGGCCTAGAGGATCAGGAAAATAAGGATTGTGATGTCGGAAGTGTTGCAGAGGAAAACACAAGAAAAGAAGGAGTTATAATACCTGAGGACATGCCGCACTCATACGTATTTGGGTTTGGAGTTGCTTGTGACTGAGACTAAAGAGGTGTTGAGTTCGGCCGTCGATTATCAATATCTAAGCTTGCAAGAATGAGCTCCAATATTTTGTTTGTGTCCATATCTAGTCGTCGATTCGGCTCTTAGGTCTCTTGAAGCTATGAAGAGAATTGAGTTTGCTGGGTTTCAAGAGTTTTGAATCGCTTCGTCGTTTCGATCATAAATGACTTCAGCTGAGTTCGAATCTTAGTGACACCTTCCGTTAACCCTAGAATTTCCTAATTTTGAGACATTGTGAGCATGCTTACCCGCGCCCAGTTGGCTCTTATACCACTGTAACGAATATAAAACTTATAAGGGTTCAATAATGATGATTTCGCAGGGAAAATAGACATATAAAGATAGTGAGAAGAGATAGAATagagtgagagagaaagaggtaAGAAGGAGGAAGATATTAATTCATTCATCAGATAATACCAAAAATATACAAGCTCTGCAAAATAGAGCTAAGGAGTATTCCAGAACTTTCCTACACCTCGCATGGAGCAAAGTAAAATAGCAAATGGCCTTGGGGGCCTAATTGACATAAATGTAACTTCAACTACAAAAGAAATAGGATTGAGTAGTAACACATTGAAACTTAATTTAGCTAACATCTTAACTACCCTTTCTAATTCGTCACATTAAATGAGCTTTTGCTACTTGTATAACTTCTGCGGCTGAAGCACATATGCAACTGCCAATTCCCTTAAAATTCTCTAggttttctccttttcttctcctcttagtcaaattaccaaaataaccaTCCCAAAGTCCTGGGTTATTACATCAATAACCAAGTAGAGCCTGAACGAGACCTCGACTAATAAATTCTTTAAATTGTTGGGGAAAAAAGTGGGGATCAGTGAGATATTTCTTTCAACAAAAGCATACAAAAATAAACAATAGAGGAAAAGGTGAACAAAAAATAGAGAAGATGGTATTAAGGTATAGTGATGAAGAGGAAGACGGGGCGTGCTCTTTCAGTAAacgaaaaataaagaagaaactctAAGGACTGGGTCTATCAGGTGATGAAGGTTTCAGAgatggagatggtaattgtagaGGTGATGGTCCCTGTGGAGAAgaaacgaaaaagagagaaaaatgtaAGAAAAGAAAAGGGTCCCAAAAAAATCTActtgtcaaaatataaaaaagattAGTTATTTAAGTGATAATTATGCATTAACAAAAAGATTAAGAATAATTAGTTGTATAGCGCCTAGTTAAAAAATGACACGTGTATAATTTAATCCTTTTAACCTTCCTTTTCACTTCACGCTCACCTTTTAGAAAGTGAATTCACTTTCTTTGTCACATCACCTTCCAATCCAAACAAGACTAGGGAAGTAAGGAATCACCTGCAAAGTCAGAGTTATAACTGATTTTTTGGGACAAGTTCAGAGGGTaacttatattttttatttattaaaatactcGCGCGAGCATTGGTATAAACCTAATTGTTAATAAAAGAAAACCTCAAAAAAGCTCACCCTTTTTTTTTcccagaagaaaagaaaacatggAAAAGCCTCGGAACAGCACAGGCAGAGTGGGTTCTATCTTAAAAGTTAAAAGGGCCAAAAAAGTGACCTCAAGTCCTCAGCCCCATAACTACTTTGCTTAGCTATTTTTAAAATTAGTAGTGTAGGAGCCAAATCTTAACTTAGACTCAAGGAATTCACAAAGCACGTGAAGAAAGCATGAAACAACTGACACAACCGCAAAGGTGAAGTTGCCATCATTACTAGTAGGCTTTCATTTTGACCACACAACTATATAACCCATGTTCTTCCCTGACACAAGGATATGCTTTCACCTCACCTCCTCAGTCCTATGTTTCTCAACTAGAAATTTCCAATCTTTCATTATAGAAAAATCTAGGTCCGCCAAAAAGAATAtccaaatattaaaaaatattcatTCTCAATATTCCAGCTTGCCTTAGAGCTATTGTCACCTAAATATCCTACTTATTATACAAGACATGTAAAGAAAGCTAATTGATCAAAAGTTTTGTAGGAGGAAAACAAAAGAGCAAATGATACTATGCTGAAAATAATGGCGTTAAAGATAGCACCATAATGCTTATCCAAGTATTGATGATTCATTCTAATGGCAATCCAGTATCAAAAGCTGGTCAACGGCCACGAATTACTCAACTTGAACTGAATAACTGGGTACATTAAAACAAGAAACATGCTCCAGAGGCTAAATATTCTCATCTTTATCTGATTGCAAGAACATTGACAAACCTTAACGAATAACATACCACACTAGAGCTGCAAATTACAAATAGACTACAAACAAGATGAAAAAAATTGTAGTAAATGCCAATAAGCTACCTATACAAACACAAAGCTAACTGCCACTCAAATTTACTGCCAAAAGGTTAGCTCAAATTTGATATCTTGAGATTCTTTTCCTGCTGATCTGTAAGCAGGCAGGGACCATAGTCTAAGTCAGAAGCACACCAAGATTCATTGGCTATCCCCACGTTTGGAGAGATGCCTTTCTTGCCCCAACCAGAGAGCAGACAGATCAGTCATTCTGTCATTGGCATGCTTGTTACAATTTTACAAAAAACCATTAGAGGCGTAAAAAAAGAGGATTTGTAAAGTAGAGCTTCTCAAGGCAGTATATGGGTTTTTCTTTGTGTGTTATTGTGTGCTACGTGTTAACCCACTCCGTGCCACAGTCCTGCAGATAAATAAGATATTATTTGAAGTTAAGAATACTTAAcatcagaaaaataaaaaaatgtgtaAGTAACAATTTCATATTATGCAGTATTATATTCTTGCAAGGATGAATGAACTGTAATTGGAGAAAATTCAAACTGTTAGCAGCTTAATCAAATCAAAATTTTCTGTAGTAAAGGAAAGCACAATTAGCTCCATGCTACTAGGAGACCACGGCAACTTTCCTTGTGGTTGCACCTAATGATCCAGAAGCCTAATGTTTTAGCTAGCCGAACAGCAACAAGAGTACCATAAGCTGTCATGAATCAGAACTGCCTTAGGATAAACTACCTACCGTTTGAACTTCCTCCTGAATTAGCAGCAGAAATTCTCTGAAAAACAATTCAGAACTTCTACCAGAGTTGAACTTTAGAAGCAGAAATCCTCCGTAAAACTATTTTTCAAGACAAGAAAGTTATGTTCAAAGCTTTTGTGAGGTACAACACTTGTATTTGGAAAGCAGAATCTCTGAGTATCCAGGTTGCTCTTTCAGAATATCAGATGAAAGAAGATAGAAAAGTTGGTGGGTTCTTTGTTTGCAATAACCCCATACCACGGAGTTTCTCTAAGCTGATGTTGTCCGTTTTAAAGAGCAACCTTCTTAAGCTGCTGACGCAGCTTCTCAAAGAGACAGTGTCTCCTCCATAATTTCAAAATATTGGCCTctggttttaggtaaaatttagGTAAATGTACCAAGTCCTTTAGGGTCATCGGGCAGAATTGGATAACTTCTTTGgctttattgagggactccaatCGAGAAAGCCCTATAGTCGACCTACTTCCATCTTAAAGCATTGAAGAAAGGCAGGCAGCTTTGCCAGAGCCAATGATGCCAACCAACTCGACAAAGACATCTCTTTTCAACTAACATTAAACTTTGCGTGCCCCTGGAGCACTATAAGTTTGTGACAGGTTTTTGCTACTATTAAATTTTATGTCAGAGCAGTAGTATAACAAATTTCTCACAGCTTCAAACACACGTGTCAAAGAGAGCCCAACTTAAGAGGACCTAACTCCTAGctgtgccccccccccccccccaagcccCACAAAAAAAAACCTCCCATCTTTCTCTCAACATTCACTCAGCTAGAAGCATAGGAGAACAGAATTAGAGGAGAGCCCAGGTAGGTGAAAATTTTGGTCATAATAAACAAACGACGTATAAACCACGTAGTGAAGAGATTCTGGTACATCGACAAAGTAGTGACTGAAAGTCAACTACTATTCAACCTAACCAAAAAGAAAGGAATCTCTTCTGTGATTAAAATGTTTTTCTTTATGCAAGTGCAGATTTCCAGAAAAACGAAGTTTATAAGAAGGCATTAGGCACACCACCCTACACATAACAGATGATGACCCAACACCTCTGCGGAAACTGCACTCAGACCGACCACCTATATCCCTCTCgtcttttttttaaataagaaACAGGCTTCACAATATAGATTATCCCACTCGTCTTTCAATAACAAACAAGGTCAGATACTTAGAACCCTAGCATACACTTCAAACAGTCTACCAGAACACTAAGGGACAGTTAcacctttttttttaataaccatGATGCATACGCCAGCTTGCGCGCACCTAGACTAATTCCATggggtacctgctacctcccaccagcacaaGTACCGAATAACTCAGTCCACCAAGGCTTGATCAACCAACTTCATTGACACCCTTGGGTCTCTAAGGATTGTTACATCTATACATGTCTCGCtggaaaaatagaaatatttcgTCTCTATCAAGGCTGAGCAAAGAATGATGTAATTATGTCAGTAACCTTCCCTctcgtttttttttaaataagaaaCAGGCTTCACAATATAGATTATCCCTCTCGTCTTTCAATAACAAACAAGGTCACATACTTAGAACCCTAGCATACACTTCAAACAGTCTACCAGAACACTAAGGGACAGTTACACCTTTTTATTTTAATAACCATGGTGTCCAGGCCAGCTTGCGCGTACCTAGACTAATTCCATggggtacctgctacctcccaccagcacagGTACCAAATAACTCTGTCCACCAAGGCTTGGTCAACCCACTTCATTGACACCCTTGGGTGTCTAAGGATTGTTACATCTATACATGTCTCGCtggaaaaatagaaatatttcaTCTCTATCAAGGCTGAGCAAAGAATGATGTAATTATGTCAGTAACCTTCCCTCTTGTCTTTTTTTAAATAAGCCCCCCCCAAAACATGTATATTGATAGGTTAAAGATGGCTGATATTCAAATGACAAGTTTGAACATTGCAAATTATCACAAGGGCTATGTGAACTGCTTGCAACAAATATGTTAAAACcatatccaatttgcatcacttaCTAAACTTCAACTGTGGTGAAAACAAGCAGTACAGCTAGAAAGCGGACATATTCTGGAGGCTACATGCATACAAGTGCACAACTTTTCCCATCATCTCAAAGCATGTAAAAAGGGCTAAAAGAATAttccttgtttcttttcttgAATCAAACAATATTAGTTAAATAGGTCACCAATCACCATCATAGATCACAAAATACATGTGTCTGGATCGAACAAGAATAACTTATATGTCACAGTACATAATTGGATTAACCAAGTATTGCTATGAAACCAATATTGAAGACATACCTTCCAGGAAGCAGCTGAGAACTGTTCACAGGACCCTTAGAATTTCCGAATCTTTTTGCCCTATTTTCTTGTTCTTTCTCAACACGCATAGCAGCCACCTCTTTCTCCATGGCAGCAACCTCCCTTCTCATCTTTTTGGCCTCAACCTCCATGGCTTTTGTTAAAGTCTCTACTTTCTTAGCTAACATCTGATCCCAAGAAAGCAAAATAAGCACAAACATCAGAGCGAAGGAAGCCATAACTTTGCTGAGAAAGCAATCAGCCTAACCTCAATGGCGTCGTCCTTGTCTTTAAGACTTTGATCTTTTTCATGACCAGCTTTCCTCAAAGAAACTACTTCTTTTTGCAGTAAGTCATATAGTAGTCCAGGCACAGTATCTTCTGGTTCACTTACTGGTAGGCCAGTGGGTTTTTCATCCTGATTTGCTTTCCAAGAAGTACTCTCAGTCTCACTGTCCTTAGCTCCATCAACAGACTTGCTGCTGTTGAAATTTGGACCTGTTACATTCAGAAGTTTTTTACCCCTGTCCAATGATCTTGAGCCACCATCAAATGACTTTGAGGTCCCTTTCGCATGCTTCAAAACAGTACTGGATACAGAAGATCTCAGCTGAAATGATGGAGATCTCTTCGGTAAGAAGCCATTAGAGGTCAATTTGGAGATACTTTCAGCTCCACTGAGTGACTGCCGACGTGAAGGACCATTGCTTGAGCTTCTACCGTCTGGCGTACTGCGAGCGGCAGTGCTAGATGATCTCAATGTCTCTTCCAAGACCTTGAGCCTCAACTGATATTTCTCCTGAGTAAGAGATAGAAGTTAGGAAACTatgaaaataacatcaaaaaccatGTTCAGGTGCCCCTTCTATTGGATAAAATATTACTTTTAACATGGCTTCTGACTTTGCAGTTCTTTCAGTGATTGCAAGCTTGTCACGTAGTTGTTGCATCTCACCCTGCAGTACATACTAAGGACTTAAATGACAAATATGAGCTCATTAAACCACATGAGCATAATGTAGTAAGTTCTATTAGGCCAGGATCCCCGATCTTATAAATTGCAAGCCATTGAAAACTATCATACCTGCAAAACCCTCCTCTCTTCAAGCCATTGTTTCACAGGCATTACTTTATCATTGGCATCTTTCCATTCATTAGCAACCACAGTTGCTACCCTGTTAGCTGTTACCTTGGCACGTGCTAGCTCGCGATCAAGAGTTTTTCTTTCTTCCTGGAAAATAGATTAGCAGATGTATTCCAACCTTTAGGATTCTCGACATATTAACTACCAAAAGTCTTTTTTATACAAAAACATTCTATCTAGGATAGTTTACATTCATTTCTTGAACTTTCCGTTGGTAATCCCGGACAGCATTAGCAGCTGCACCACCAGCCAGAACAGCCTCCTCAAGTTCGCGTACACTTTGGGTAAGTTTTTCAACCTCTGCAACCTTTTGGCGATGCATTCTGTCTAAGATTTTATTTTCTTCCTGATATATGTTATTGAAACAGAATAAGTGGAAATAGAATGCAACTAAATCACTAAGGTAGCGTTTGTCTCAGAAAGGGTGACAACACTTTTCCTGAATTTGTTttccaatttttgaaaaagaatttttaaaCCAAACACCATTAGAGTCTAATAGAGTTTGGGTAAACTGTAAAGAGAATTTTCCCAAAGAGAAACAAATATTTCATGAAGAAATTGAATAATCTTTTGATAACAAATGCCACCTAAATGCTCCAATGTTTTAAGCAGCAGAACCAACAGTCATATCATCAACATACCTGGCATATCTCTATCTGTTTCATCAGCTCTTGATTCTTATTCTGAAGGTCATCTACCATAGAAGCCTTTGCTAATGCTGACTGCACAGTTCTCTCTGCATCAAGTAAAGCTGCCTCTTTTGACTTGGTAAGACGGTCCAGAGCTTTATTATCATCTTGTAGTTTCGCAATCTGGAAAAAGATAAAGTAAAGAGTAAGAACGCATACTCATATGAGAGTGAGATTTACCGTCATTTTCAGATGAAATGTAGGCAGACACCTCTTGACGAGCAAGTTTGAGTTCAGCCTCCAAAGGCGCAAGGATGGCCTCAATTGGGGGCATATCATCATCCTTTTGAGCGGCATGGACCCTTCGAAGGGTGGCTTCTGCTGCAAATTGAGCTGCCATGGATGCTTTCTTCTCATCGTTGATTTTCTTGATTTCAAGATTCTGTAAAGCAGAAGTAAAGTTATAAAAGTTTACCCAAAAAGAAAGAATCTATAATAAGAAGATTTTGAGTTTGTACCTTGCTTTCTAGAAGTGATTCTGTCAATTTGAGCTTCTCATAGACCCTTGACAACTCGTCAGTGAGCTGAATTATAAATCATAGAACAATGGAAACTTCTATATGAGCTTTTGTCCTTAAATACCAGGAGAAGAATAACAGTCACTACAGCAAAAAGTAATCAGATATTTTATGCAAAAATAGAGCTAAAAGACTGTTGCCAAATCACAAATGCAATCATAATCTAGATATGCCCATTTTCAACGAGTAGATTGCACTTTTTCGAGTTTTATAGATTATGTGCAAGAGCATGAGCCATGACATTCTTATTTTCAACTCACACACACAAAGTAAACATGAACCAAAGAGCATTTTTATGCAGCTTCCAAGAGATATGGAGATCTAGGAGTAGGATATCCTTAATATATTCAAAAGATGAAACAGAACGGATCACGTTTCCCAATTCTTCAAAtagaaataacaaagaaaacaGATAAATAACAGCAAATCTCATTCAAACAAGATTAAATTTATACAAGAAAAGTATCTGCTGGTTTTTAAGGGATCATACATATGAACAAAATGTGACAATTGAAATTCTATATTTCCACTTGTAACACTTGtggaacaaaacaaaacagataCAATATATCCTACAATTTCCTTTCACAAATATCCATTATCTTTTGGTTTCACAACCAATGCATTACCCTCCTAGTTACTTGCATCCAGTCTGAAATTCAGTTTACTAGCAATCAACACTGCTAAAACAGTGTCCTACTTCTATCCCCGAAAGAAATAATAGCATAACTAAATTTGCCAAACTATATCATACTGTGCTAAGAGTACCTCTTCAACAGCCTTTTCTCGTAGACGTTCGGACAACCTTAACGCCTTGATCTCCACTTGAGCTTCTGACAGTTCCCGGTCCTTATCTGCCGAAAATGACACCATTAGTACGATTCAGTCAACAATCCAGAACAGTTAAAACACCCAAATCGGAGTTGGATCCACAAACCTCTGACTTCATTCTCCAGTCGATTTAGCTCCAACTTGACCGGATCCGAGCCGTGGAGCAGGTTCATGAACTCATCGGCGTCTAGGCTCGGCCTCACCGCCGATGTCCTTCTCCGGGAAGAACCTTTGCCTCCTTCCTTGAAGGATGCCGACACTGTCAACGGCGTCGGAGTAACGGCAACCTCACTCGGTCTCACATTGCTCACCTCCGGCGTCTCCATATCGCCGGAAACCTCCGCCATCTCCGATCTGTTGACTTATTCCCCTATCTCACATCAAATGCATACAGTGAAAGATATACTAAAGTGGAGTAGTGTTTATTTTGAAGATGAAGAAAAGTAGTATATGTAATGCGAGAAAGCTTTTTGGTGTctcgttctctctctctctctatctctcttcaAGTGTTTAAGCTTAAAATCAGAGTGCTGTGCTGATGGCTTATGGGGTTTGTTTCTCTACAAATTTGTACTATTTACTATATCTCCTTGATTGAGATTGAGAGAGGAGGAGAAGACTGTTATTGTGACTAGTGTGGGTGTGTTTAGCTGTATGATCTGACCATATTTTAATACTCATATTATTATACTAGTATTATTTGATACTTCCACCTTATTTTACCATACTGCCCTTCCTTGCATGTCACTTTttctttccatattttcattttacAAGGAATTTAtcaatctatactatattaaaagcacgaaaaccctatcgaaatgtcgttcgcttttTTTTTACCATTCGTAAGTACATTATATGTTGGATATAATAGTAATTGTAATAACGAttttattcaaaattttaaaaaaaaaacgttAATTGTCGACTACTTGCGGCAGGGGCGGATCCACCCCTTTAAGAAGGGGTGGCATGGCACCcggtaaaataataaaatttttagATACCTATGTTGAGATTTCCTTAAATTAGGTTAATTATCTAATCCTGCCACCCGCAACCGTAAACTAGACAAAAGTGCCATGGCTGTAGACCTTTTTGAAAGCTTTTCTCGTGTGTAAAATTCAAGGAATTTATCTTGAACCTTGTCTgactttctcttttctttgtgcTTTCATTTCCTTTTGTCCCAGTCATTTCCCTTTTCGgctactgttgatacccaattttgccctcatatatttttcaaacaatatatatactttcaaatatcattttgcattattatttaatttataaaatttacACAAGCACTtc contains:
- the LOC107762513 gene encoding microtubule-associated protein 70-2-like translates to MAEVSGDMETPEVSNVRPSEVAVTPTPLTVSASFKEGGKGSSRRRTSAVRPSLDADEFMNLLHGSDPVKLELNRLENEVRDKDRELSEAQVEIKALRLSERLREKAVEELTDELSRVYEKLKLTESLLESKNLEIKKINDEKKASMAAQFAAEATLRRVHAAQKDDDMPPIEAILAPLEAELKLARQEIAKLQDDNKALDRLTKSKEAALLDAERTVQSALAKASMVDDLQNKNQELMKQIEICQEENKILDRMHRQKVAEVEKLTQSVRELEEAVLAGGAAANAVRDYQRKVQEMNEERKTLDRELARAKVTANRVATVVANEWKDANDKVMPVKQWLEERRVLQGEMQQLRDKLAITERTAKSEAMLKEKYQLRLKVLEETLRSSSTAARSTPDGRSSSNGPSRRQSLSGAESISKLTSNGFLPKRSPSFQLRSSVSSTVLKHAKGTSKSFDGGSRSLDRGKKLLNVTGPNFNSSKSVDGAKDSETESTSWKANQDEKPTGLPVSEPEDTVPGLLYDLLQKEVVSLRKAGHEKDQSLKDKDDAIEMLAKKVETLTKAMEVEAKKMRREVAAMEKEVAAMRVEKEQENRAKRFGNSKGPVNSSQLLPGRTVARSGLTRSTQ